In one window of Pseudorasbora parva isolate DD20220531a chromosome 7, ASM2467924v1, whole genome shotgun sequence DNA:
- the LOC137083512 gene encoding meprin A subunit beta-like, with product MNYRGVILRAFEQFRLKSCIDFKPRAAEEFYISVESREGCWSYNGRASPGGQTLSIGNGCGIKGIVEHEFLHALGFLHEQSRYDRDDYVTINFQNIKKGNEGYIRNRDPAVPRLSLPPPRAALAAWVKAAAVAKWEGRVPQEGGLGGEQTKAPGPAEERAQQLAAGAGSQPERAWVKAAAVAKREGLVPQEGGLSGEQTEAPGPAAERAQHLAAGAGCYESNLNKYSENLTTTQGNPYDYYSVMHYDKNAFSNGHGSTIITKRPEFQDVIGQRLDISEYDAIKLNKLYKCNSSISFLDHCSFDDESLCEMSFCSAADYGWQRVKSVRGVNVTDHTYLSKEQNGTSFFMHFSTEGRNEGDTARMESKTMTPKRDCKVQCLQFYYYHSGNESDQLNIWIQEYQSDTDTRGTLRPMDQITELPGYYWKLHHVSLNANKTFKVVFEGRKGAGNSSGGFSVDDINISETECPHTWQIRNFSTEESSTYYSPLYYSSDGYRFQAGLVVYQNYLYMHVRLVSGEYDDQLQWPCPWRQITFQMLDQNPHIQKRMSLEQSITTDPASVSSSGIYYWDNPRKNGTQVTIGNETVYVDIFSVYTYAIMKDNLTIREFIKGGDIIFLFSMQDISGLLQKDSLPCPKVTVKNFNITPDASAQKGPCAIREAPMDVVAVWSLFQKILKCYPHEQLLVLRTANVMVMPRQESRNGWWS from the exons ATGAACTACAGAGGAGTCATTTTGAGAGCCTTTGAGCAGTTCAGACTGAAATCATGTATTGACTTTAAGCCCAGAGCAGCAGAAGAATTTTACATCTCTGTGGAGAGTCGTGAAGG GTGTTGGTCATACAATGGCCGCGCATCTCCTGGAGGTCAGACTCTTTCCATTGGAAATGGCTGTGGAATAAAAGGCATTGTTGAGCATGAGTTTCTCCATGCACTTGGATTTTTGCATGAGCAGTCAAGATATGACAGAGATGATTATGTGACAATCAACTTTCAAAACATCAAAAAAG ggaacgagggttacatacgtaatcGAGACCCTGCAGTGCCGAGGCTgagtctgcctcctccaagggcagcacttgcag CctgggtgaaggctgctgctgtggccaaGTGGGAGGGGCGGGTGCCACAGGAGGGCGGCCTTGGCGGGGAGCAGACTAAGGCACCTGGGCCGGCGGAAGAACGGGCGCAGCAGCTGGCCGCAGGGGCAGGAT CCCAGCCTGAGAGGGCctgggtgaaggctgctgctgtggccaaGCGGGAGGGGCTGGTGCCACAGGAGGGCGGCCTCAGCGGGGAGCAGACTGAGGCACCTGGGCCGGCGGCAGAACGAGCGCAGCACCTGGCCGCAGGGGCAGGAT GCTATGAgagcaatttaaataaatacagcgaGAACCTGACCACCACCCAAGGCAACCCATATGACTATTACTCTGTGATGCATTATGATAAAAATGCCTTCAGTAACGGTCATGGGTCCACGATCATCACCAAGCGTCCAGAGTTCCAAGATGTGATTGGTCAACGCCTGGACATCAGTGAATATGATGCGATTAAACTCAACAAACTCTATAAATGCA ATTCCTCCATCTCTTTCCTTGACCACTGCAGTTTTGATGATGAATCTCTGTGTGAGATGAGCTTCTGTTCTGCTGCTGATTATGGCTGGCAGAGAGTGAAGTCAGTGAGAGGTGTCAATGTGACTGACCACACATACTTGAGCAAAGAACAGAATG GGACGTCTTTTTTCATGCACTTCAGCACTGAGGGCAGAAACGAGGGTGACACAGCCAGAATGGAGAGCAAGACAATGACCCCTAAAAGAGACTGCAAAGTCCAGTGCCTGCAGTTCTACTACTATCACAGTGGTAATGAGTCTGACCAGCTCAACATCTGGATCCAAGAATACCAGAGTGATACAGACACCAGAGGAACTCTAAGACCAATGGATCAGATCACAG AACTCCCTGGTTATTATTGGAAACTGCATCATGTGTCACTGAATGCAAATAAAACCTTCAAAGTTGTATTTGAAGGTCGTAAAGGAGCTGGAAACTCCAGTGGAGGCTTCTCAGTGGACGATATCAATATTTCAGAGACTGAGTGtccccacacatggcagataaGGAACTTTTCAACAGAGGAATCTTCAACATATTACAGTCCATTGTATTACTCCAGTGATGGTTATCGCTTTCAGGCTGGGTTAGTAGTGTATCAGAATTACCTTTATATGCATGTTCGTCTGGTATCTGGTGAATATGATGACCAGTTGCAGTGGCCTTGTCCATGGAGACAAATAACGTTCCAGATGCTCGACCAGAATCCACACATACAGAAGCGCATGTCCTTAGAGCAAAGCATCACCACTGACCCTGCTTCGGTTTCTTCCA GTGGCATATATTACTGGGACAATCCTCGAAAAAATGGAACTCAAGTCACCATTGGCAATGAGACCGTATATGTGGATATTTTTTCAGTCTATACATATGCAATTATGAAAGATAATCTGACTATAAGAGAATTCATCAAGGGTGGTGACATCATATTTCTCTTCAGCATGCAAG ATATCTCAGGGTTACTTCAGAAAGACTCTCTACCCTGCCCTAAAGTAACAGTGAAGAATTTTAACATTACTCCTGATGCAAGTGCCCAGAAAGGACCATGTGCTATAAG GGAAGCCCCTATGGATGTGGTGGCTGTTTGGTCCCTGTTTCAGAAGATCCTGAAGTGCTATCCTCATGAACAGCTTCTGGTGTTAAGAACAGCTAATGTCATGGTCATGCCCAGGCAGGAGAGCAGGAACGGGTGGTGGAGCTGA